The following are encoded together in the Notolabrus celidotus isolate fNotCel1 chromosome 9, fNotCel1.pri, whole genome shotgun sequence genome:
- the spinb gene encoding LOW QUALITY PROTEIN: spindlin b (The sequence of the model RefSeq protein was modified relative to this genomic sequence to represent the inferred CDS: deleted 1 base in 1 codon) has translation MNEDPIQEPSAPRPRPDGGHSGVSANMMKKKNTHKKQKTSVGPSKTLAQPRRNIVGCRIQHIWKEGSKSSQWKGTVLDQVPVNPSLYLIKYDGFDCIYGLELYSDERVVGLEVLPDRVAPARVSDSMLAETMIGKAVEHMFETEDGPKEEWRGMVLARAPIMTAWFYITYEKDPVLYMYQLLDDYKEGDLRIMPDSNDSVTTEREPGEVVDSLVGKQVEYAKEDGGKRSGMVIHQVEAKPSVYFIKFDDDFHIYVYDLVKTS, from the exons ATGAATGAAGACCCCATTCAAGAGCCCAGC GCCCCGCGGCCCCGACCAGACGGGG gacaTTCAGGCGTTTCTGCAAAcatgatgaagaaaaagaacacacacaa GAAACAGAAAACCAGTGTTGGCCCCAGTAAGACTCTGGCCCAGCCCAGAAGGAACATAGTGGGCTGCAGGATCCAGCACATCTGGAAGGAGGGCA GTAAGTCGTCCCAGTGGAAGGGGACAGTCCTGGACCAGGTCCCCGTTAACCCCTCCCTCTACCTGATCAAATACGACGGCTTCGACTGCATCTACGGTCTGGAGCTGTACAGTGATGAGCGGGTGGTGGGGCTGGAGGTCCTGCCCGACAGAGTGG cTCCGGCCCGTGTGAGCGACTCCATGCTGGCGGAGACGATGATCGGGAAGGCGGTGGAGCACATGTTCGAGACGGAAGACGGGCCGAAGGAGGAGTGGAGGGGGATGGTGCTGGCTCGAGCTCCCATCATGACCGCCTGGTTCTACATCACCTACGAGAAGGACCCGGTGCTCTACATGTACCAGCTGCTGGACGACTACAAAGAGGGAGACCTCCGCATCATGCCCGACTCCA ATGACAGCGTAACAACAGAGCGGGAGCCCGGCGAGGTGGTGGACAGTCTGGTGGGTAAACAGGTGGAGTACGCCAAAGAGGACGGCGGGAAGCGGTCGGGGATGGTCATCCACCAGGTGGAGGCTAAGCCGTCCGTCTACTTCATCAAGTTCGACGACGACTTCCACATCTACGTCTACGACCTGGTCAAGACCTCCTAA